In Ruminiclostridium papyrosolvens DSM 2782, the following proteins share a genomic window:
- a CDS encoding response regulator codes for MGELKFVVVDDAVFMRTLIKRMIEENTNYHVVGEGANGREAIEQAKRSQPDIMTLDITMPEMDGIMAIKEILEVSPATKIIMVSAMGQQAMVIDAIKMGAKDFIVKPFDKTRVQQAIENVINL; via the coding sequence ATGGGAGAACTTAAATTTGTTGTTGTTGATGATGCAGTATTTATGAGAACCTTAATTAAAAGAATGATTGAAGAAAATACAAACTATCATGTAGTAGGTGAAGGTGCCAATGGCCGTGAAGCTATAGAACAGGCAAAGCGCAGTCAACCTGATATAATGACTCTTGATATAACAATGCCGGAAATGGATGGAATTATGGCAATAAAAGAGATATTGGAAGTAAGCCCTGCTACCAAGATAATAATGGTTTCGGCAATGGGACAGCAGGCTATGGTAATAGATGCAATAAAAATGGGAGCTAAAGATTTTATTGTTAAACCTTTTGATAAAACCAGGGTTCAACAAGCAATCGAAAATGTTATAAATCTCTGA
- a CDS encoding 16S rRNA (uracil(1498)-N(3))-methyltransferase — MSRYFVEEAQIANGRINIVGEDFQHLKKVLRAQLKDEVTACCGGFDYTAEIEEINDSSIICIITDVNKNFTESPLKVTLFQGLPKSDKMELIIQKCVELGVWEIVPVITDRCVSRINTDKDAKNKLARWQKIAREAAKQCNRGTIPNILYPITFKEAVEKASQAELAIIPYEKESAVGLKNIVPRYEGITSGSIIIGPEGGFEEKEVQMAEDRGVKKISLGPRILRTETAGMVALSLLMYELGDVSNGRT, encoded by the coding sequence ATGTCCAGATACTTTGTAGAAGAAGCTCAGATAGCTAATGGCAGAATTAACATAGTTGGCGAAGATTTTCAACATTTAAAAAAAGTGCTAAGAGCTCAGTTAAAGGACGAAGTCACAGCGTGCTGTGGAGGATTTGACTACACTGCTGAAATAGAAGAAATAAATGATAGTTCAATTATTTGTATAATAACAGATGTAAATAAAAATTTTACGGAATCGCCTTTAAAGGTTACATTGTTTCAGGGCTTACCAAAGTCGGACAAGATGGAGTTAATTATACAGAAATGTGTTGAACTTGGAGTTTGGGAAATAGTTCCTGTAATCACAGACCGTTGTGTTTCAAGGATAAATACTGATAAGGATGCTAAAAACAAACTTGCTAGATGGCAAAAGATAGCAAGAGAGGCAGCAAAACAGTGTAATAGAGGAACAATTCCAAATATTCTCTATCCCATAACCTTTAAAGAAGCTGTTGAAAAGGCGTCTCAAGCAGAACTGGCTATTATACCTTATGAGAAGGAAAGTGCGGTTGGGCTTAAAAATATTGTACCCCGGTATGAAGGGATTACCAGTGGAAGTATTATCATTGGTCCTGAAGGCGGGTTTGAAGAAAAAGAAGTTCAAATGGCTGAAGACAGAGGAGTCAAGAAAATATCTCTGGGGCCAAGAATCCTACGCACGGAAACTGCCGGAATGGTAGCTTTATCACTTTTGATGTATGAATTAGGAGATGTGTCTAATGGGAGAACTTAA
- the prmA gene encoding 50S ribosomal protein L11 methyltransferase, producing MKWYEIRVNTTDEASDAVSEMLTTMGAGGVAIKDPFDIKKEILKPNTLDYADDEFLNSLGEDVIIQAYFQSGNDIDELLKKINDGLGNISQFLDIGKGLEGYGEVDDEDWSTAWKKYYKPLQLTDRIVIKPTWEDYSTKGNEIIIQMDPGMAFGTGTHETTQMCSILLDKYMKDDTQVLDIGCGTGILSIIAAKLGAKTVEAIDIDEVAVKVAKENIELNEETSKVSVYKAILSDLKQEEQKYDIIVANIIANVIIDLSSLIPYHLKKESLFITSGIIKERKQEVIDACEKNGMSRIETLEMGEWVAMVFKCPDTL from the coding sequence ATGAAATGGTATGAAATACGGGTAAATACTACTGACGAAGCAAGTGATGCGGTTTCAGAAATGCTTACGACAATGGGTGCCGGAGGTGTAGCTATCAAGGACCCATTTGATATAAAAAAAGAAATATTAAAACCAAATACTTTGGATTATGCAGATGACGAATTCCTTAATTCATTAGGTGAGGATGTTATTATACAAGCATATTTTCAGAGCGGAAATGATATAGACGAGTTGTTAAAGAAAATAAATGATGGTTTGGGAAATATTTCCCAATTTTTAGATATTGGAAAAGGTCTTGAGGGATACGGCGAAGTAGATGATGAAGACTGGTCTACAGCTTGGAAAAAGTACTATAAACCCCTTCAACTTACAGACAGGATTGTAATAAAACCGACATGGGAAGATTATAGTACAAAAGGTAATGAAATAATAATACAAATGGACCCCGGAATGGCCTTTGGAACAGGGACACACGAAACAACCCAGATGTGTTCCATACTCCTCGACAAGTATATGAAAGACGACACGCAGGTGCTTGATATTGGCTGTGGTACGGGTATTCTTTCAATAATAGCGGCAAAACTTGGAGCCAAAACAGTTGAAGCTATTGATATAGATGAAGTTGCCGTAAAAGTTGCAAAAGAAAATATCGAGCTGAATGAGGAGACTTCAAAAGTATCGGTATATAAGGCTATATTGTCTGATTTGAAGCAGGAAGAACAAAAGTACGATATAATAGTAGCTAATATAATAGCAAATGTAATTATTGACTTGTCCTCGCTAATACCTTATCATTTAAAAAAGGAATCGTTATTTATTACTTCAGGTATTATCAAAGAAAGAAAACAGGAAGTAATAGATGCTTGTGAAAAAAACGGGATGTCACGGATAGAAACCCTTGAAATGGGAGAATGGGTGGCAATGGTGTTTAAATGTCCAGATACTTTGTAG
- the dnaJ gene encoding molecular chaperone DnaJ, translating into MAEKRDYYEVLGVDRNANDAELKKAYRNLAKKYHPDVNPGDKAAEAKFKEANEAYEVLSDSQKRGRYDQFGHAGTDPNGFGGAGGFSSDFDFGGIGDIFETFFGGSGFGGRSKTRRGPQKGADIKYSMEISFEEAAFGIEREINVSKMEVCSKCTGSGAKPGSNVTTCSHCNGTGQVQIKQNTPFGQFINTKTCDACKGEGKIITEPCPACNGKGRLRSTKKIKIDIPAGIDDGQTISLRGGGDPGLKGGPNGDLYVNIRVKSHPLFSRQGNNVVCDVPITFTQAALGAELEVPTLDGKVKYTVPEGTQTGSVFRLKGKGIPYLRGNGRGDQYVKVTIEVPKKLNDKQKALLREFAEISGDESHEQRKGFFDKMKDAFK; encoded by the coding sequence ATGGCAGAAAAAAGAGATTATTACGAAGTATTGGGCGTTGATAGAAACGCTAACGATGCTGAACTTAAAAAAGCATATAGGAATCTTGCAAAAAAGTACCACCCCGACGTTAATCCGGGAGATAAGGCTGCAGAAGCGAAGTTCAAAGAGGCAAATGAAGCCTATGAGGTTCTTAGTGATTCACAGAAAAGGGGAAGGTACGACCAGTTTGGTCATGCCGGAACTGACCCTAACGGATTTGGCGGTGCAGGTGGTTTCTCCTCTGATTTTGACTTTGGCGGAATCGGAGATATATTTGAAACTTTCTTCGGCGGCTCAGGTTTTGGAGGAAGAAGCAAAACAAGAAGAGGTCCTCAAAAGGGTGCGGACATTAAATACTCTATGGAAATCAGCTTTGAAGAAGCTGCCTTTGGTATTGAGCGTGAAATAAACGTAAGTAAAATGGAAGTATGCTCAAAATGTACCGGGTCTGGAGCCAAACCCGGAAGTAATGTAACAACCTGCAGCCATTGTAACGGAACAGGTCAGGTTCAGATAAAACAAAACACACCGTTCGGGCAATTTATAAACACTAAAACATGTGATGCATGCAAAGGTGAAGGAAAGATTATTACAGAGCCTTGTCCGGCTTGTAACGGAAAAGGCAGACTGAGGAGTACTAAGAAGATAAAAATAGATATTCCTGCGGGAATTGATGACGGTCAGACCATTTCATTGAGAGGTGGTGGAGACCCGGGATTAAAAGGTGGGCCAAACGGAGATTTGTATGTTAATATCCGTGTAAAATCTCATCCTCTATTTTCAAGACAGGGAAATAATGTTGTATGCGATGTACCAATTACATTTACGCAGGCAGCATTAGGTGCTGAACTAGAAGTTCCTACTCTTGACGGAAAAGTTAAATATACTGTACCGGAAGGAACTCAAACAGGCTCTGTATTCAGATTGAAGGGAAAAGGAATACCTTACTTAAGAGGAAATGGCCGCGGAGACCAGTATGTTAAAGTAACCATTGAAGTTCCGAAAAAACTCAATGACAAGCAAAAAGCATTGCTGAGGGAATTTGCCGAAATAAGCGGAGATGAATCCCATGAGCAGAGAAAAGGCTTTTTTGACAAAATGAAGGACGCATTTAAATAA